The proteins below come from a single Rosa rugosa chromosome 2, drRosRugo1.1, whole genome shotgun sequence genomic window:
- the LOC133729602 gene encoding probable hexosyltransferase MUCI70, which yields MTTGSLGIRSGSYGSLDKQAQNNSISIINNGVLPIQSARKPSKMLKEKERLFHSICKFAGRKKVGMLLLCVISAAVFGWVLYVGKGEDSQEGIARQNISLNNSVILRNPESLVKNDEQSYNISPLALPPPPPAFFLGYTLPPGHPCNIFTLPPPPADKKRSGPRPCPVCYLPVEEAIALMPKVPSYSPVLKNLTYIYEENLSRETEFGGSDFGGYPTLKQRSDSYDIRESMSVHCGFVKGSKPGRNTGYDMDEDDLHDMEQCHGVVVASAIFANFDEINQPRNISDYSRETVCFYMFIDEETEAYLKNSSKLDSRKKIGVWRTVVIHNPPYKDGRRTGKIPKLLVHRMFPNARFSLWIDGKLELVVDPYQILERFLWRKNATFAISRHYKRFDVFTEAEANKVAGKYDNASIDFQVEFYKKEGLTPYSEAKLPITSDVPEGCVIIREHVPISNLFTCLWFNEVDRFTSRDQISFSTVRDHITAKTNWTINMFLDCERRNFVVQKYHKDVLEHMAPHIPVAALPPPPPPPSLPPPALSNEPPVKPVETVPERPVRKIQPGRRRERRPGSRRHRKVITGNRDTDTN from the exons ATGACTACAGGGTCATTGGGAATTCGTTCAGGGAGTTATGGGTCTCTGGATAAACAGGCACAGAACAACAGCATCAGCATCATCAACAACGGAGTGTTGCCTATTCAATCTGCACGAAAGCCTTCGAAAATGCTCAAGGAGAAGGAGAGGCTGTTCCATTCGATCTGCAAGTTTGCTGGCCGGAAAAAGGTGGGAATGTTGCTGCTGTGTGTAATCTCTGCTGCGGTTTTCGGATGGGTTTTGTATGTTGGAAAAG GTGAAGACTCACAAGAAGGCATCGCTCGCCAAAACATTAGTCTTAACAACAGCGTCATTTTAAGGAATCCTGAATCCTTGGTGAAAAACGACGAGCAAAGTTACAACATATCACCGCTAGCCTTGccccctcctcctcctgcttTTTTCTTGGGTTATACTCTTCCTCCTGGGCATCCATGTAATATATTCACGTTGCCTCCCCCACCAGCAGATAAGAAGAGATCTGGACCACGGC cTTGTCCGGTATGTTATCTTCCTGTTGAAGAAGCCATAGCCTTAATGCCAAAGGTCCCTTCATATTCTCCTGTTCTTAAGAATTTGACATACATTTATGAAGAAAATTTATCAAGAGAAACAGAATTTGGAGGCTCAGATTTTGGCGGATATCCTACTTTGAAGCAAAGGAGTGATTCATATGATATAAGAGAGTCAATGAGTGTGCATTGTGG GTTTGTCAAAGGAAGTAAACCTGGGCGTAATACAGGGTATGATATGGATGAGGATGACCTACATGATATGGAGCAGTGTCATGGTGTGGTGGTTGCATCAGCTATATTTG CAAATTTTGATGAGATAAACCAGCCAAGGAACATTAGCGATTATTCCAGGGAGACTGTTTGCTTCTACATGTTTATAGACGAGGAGACGGAAGCTTATCTGAAGAACAGTAGTAAACTGGACAGCAGAAAGAAAATTGGTGTATGGAGAACTGTTGTTATTCATAACCCACCTTATAAGGATGGACGGCGCACTGGGAAG ATTCCTAAGCTCCTAGTGCACAGAATGTTTCCCAATGCCCGCTTTTCCTTATGGATCGATGGGAAACTGGAGCTTGTCGTGGATCCATACCAAATTCTTGAAAG gttTTTGTGGAGGAAGAATGCAACTTTTGCAATTTCTAGACATTATAAGCGCTTTGATGTGTTTACGGAAGCTGAGGCAAATAAAGTTGCTGGAAAATATGACAATGCCTCTATTGACTTTCAGGTTGAATTTTACAAAAAGGAAGGTTTGACCCCATATTCTGAGGCAAAACTTCCCATTACAAGTG ATGTTCCTGAAGGATGTGTAATAATAAGGGAGCATGTCCCTATCAGCAACCTCTTCACTTGTCTTTGGTTCAATGAAGTTGATCGTTTTACTTCCAGGGACCAAATTAGTTTTTCAACTGTCAGAGATCACATTACAGCAAAGACAAACTGGACTATCAATATGTTCCTTGACTGTGAAAGGCGCAATTTTGTAGTTCAG AAATACCATAAAGATGTATTAGAGCACATGGCTCCTCATATTCCTGTTGCTGCtcttccaccaccaccaccaccgccatcACTGCCACCACCAGCTTTAAGCAATGAACCACCAGTCAAACCAGTTGAAACGGTGCCTGAAAGGCCAGTAAGGAAGATCCAACCAGGGCGCCGGAGAGAAAGGAGGCCTGGTTCCAGACGTCACCGCAAAGTTATTACCGGAAATAGAGACACTGATACAAATTGA
- the LOC133729607 gene encoding uncharacterized protein LOC133729607: MSSPPPSSAFSVICLLHAAIAIACGASMMFYMSDLYTLGHGVETAQKLLGSTPHDQLLIRTSDSFSGLLLFAIGFLLLMVSFVRDREFQSFFAKGCTLLHVFMGLWRCYFERRVEDLAWDWLRQTVGDVVLALSWVFFLVYSWREKYD, from the coding sequence ATGTCATCGCCGCCGCCGTCGTCGGCGTTCTCCGTGATCTGCCTGCTCCACGCGGCGATCGCCATCGCTTGCGGCGCGTCCATGATGTTCTACATGTCGGATCTGTACACCTTGGGGCACGGAGTCGAGACGGCGCAGAAGCTTCTCGGGTCGACGCCGCACGACCAGCTCCTGATCCGGACCTCCGACTCGTTCTCCGGGTTGCTCCTCTTCGCGATCGGGTTCCTGCTCCTCATGGTCTCCTTCGTCAGAGATCGCGAGTTCCAGAGCTTCTTCGCCAAGGGCTGCACGCTCCTCCATGTCTTCATGGGCCTCTGGCGCTGCTACTTCGAGCGCAGGGTCGAGGATCTCGCCTGGGATTGGCTCCGGCAGACCGTCGGCGACGTCGTTTTGGCCCTCTCTTGGGTCTTCTTCCTTGTGTACTCGTGGAGAGAAAAGTACGATTAA